Below is a genomic region from Helicobacter pylori.
ATTTACCTTCCTTAAATACGCTATAAAAATGATACTTTTTAATATGGTGGAGCTGTGGGGAATCGAACCCCAGTCCAAAAATCTTGTCCTAAACACAAACTTCTACAATGCTTAGAAAATTGGTTAGCTTTTTAGCCTTAAAACTAGCTCTGGTCCAACTTTCTAAAACCTTGAGATAGTTTCAAGAGTTCTTGTTTCTTAGTTTAAAAGGCGAACCACCTTTTAAAAGCGTCTAGCTTAAGGTTATGGAGTGATTAAAACGCTAGAAATTCTAATCAGTCCAGCTCCAAAAGGAGATTAACTCACGCAGCTTTAGCGTAAGCTGGAGCGTAATCTGTGTTGTTTACAGTTATTTTTGTTGCTGTTTTACAAGCAGCGCTTGGCATGCTATCTGCGCGACAAGAAATCTGTCGAAATCCAAGTCAGCCCCACAATAACTTTAAAGGCTTGTCTATTTTAGCTAACTTTTGCTAACAAAATGCAATGAATCATCAAAAATCATTGGCGCACAATATCAATGTTTTCATCTTTAGGCTTAAAAATAAAGATTTCATTAGCGATGGTGGGGTTAATTTCTGTTTGAGAAAAAGTGATCGTTACAAGATTGTTCATTTCATCTTTAAATTCTAGCGAAAAAGGCTTGCCGTCTTTGAAAACCAAACGATAAGTGGTTTTGTTGATAGTCGTTTGAAAAGATCCGTCATCTTGCTTTTTCAAGCGCTTGAGAATGGTGAAAAAATCCGTCTTGTCTTTTAAGGGCGTAATAGTCGCTTGAAACAAATTAGGCTCATAAATTACCACTTCTTTATCGTTCATGTAAATTTCTTTTTTTAAAGGCTTTTCATAAACCCATAAAGCCCAATTAGGGGCTTTAGCCTTTAAAACCCCATAATAAACTAAGGGTTTTTCATTTTTTAAAACCTGCTTGAAATGCGCACTAAAACTTTGCAAATGCTGCAAAACCTCTTCTTCTTTAGAAAGGGTTGAAAGGCTTTTAGCATAAGCAACACTCACAAAAATCAAAACCATTACAATCTTTAAAAAAGCTTTCATTATTCAAACCTTAAAACAATCTCTCATCTTTAATAAAACCCTTTATTTTACAAGACTTTTATTTTATCCATGCTAAAATGGGATTAAAAACTGACGCTTTAATCAAATAAATGGGATTGAAGCACTCTTAAAAGGTTACTATTACCATGATAAAAGCAATCATTGGAAAAATCATTGGCACCAGAAACGATCGTTGGATCAAACAATACAAAAAACAAGTCCTAACTATCAACGCCTTAGAGCCTACTTATGAAAAAATGAGCGATGTTGAGCTGCAAAACGCTTTTGAAGAGTTAAAAAAACGAGTGCGATCCACAGAAAAAGATTTGCAAGAAAAAACCCTTTTAGAAGTTTTACCGGAAAGTTTTGCTATCACTAGAGAAGCGAGCAAAAGGATCTTAAAGATGCGCCATTTTGATGTGCAACTCATTGGGGGCATGGTCTTAAACGATGGCAAAATCGCTGAAATGAAAACTGGAGAGGGTAAGACTTTAGTCGCTACTTTAGCGGTGGCTTTGAACGCTATGAAAGGTGAAAGCGTGTTCGTGGTAACCGTTAATGATTACCTAGCCCATAGGGATTCTAAAGAAATGGAGCCGTTGTATCATTTCTTAGGTTATAGCGTAGGCACGATCACCGCAAGCGTGCGCGATGATGATGAGCGTTTAGAAATTTATTATAAAGACATTGTTTATGGCACTAATAATGAATTTGGCTTTGATTATCTAAGGGATAACATGAAATATTCTTTAGAGCATAAGGTGCAAAAATCGCATGCGTTCGCTATTGTTGATGAGGTGGATTCCATTTTAATTGATGAAGCGAGAACCCCTTTAATCATTTCAGGGCCTGTGGATAGGCGCATGGAAAATTACAACAAGGCTGATGAAGTCGCTAAAAGCATGCAAGTGGAAACCGATTTCACCATAGATGAAAAAAACCGCGCGATTTTAATCACTGAAGAGGGGATTAAAAAAGCCGAAAACCTCTTTGGCGTGGATAATTTATACAAGATTGAAAACGCCGCCCTATCGCACCATTTAGACCAGGCTTTGAAAGCGAATTACCTCTTTTTTATTGATAAAGATTATATTGTAGCCAATAATGAAGTGGTGATTGTAGATGAATTTACCGGCCGTTTGTCTGAGGGGAGGCGCTTTAGTGAGGGCCTGCATCAGGCTTTAGAGGCCAAAGAGGGCGTGAGCATTAAAGAAGAGAGCCAAACCTTAGCCGATATTACTTTCCAAAATTATTTCAGGATGTTTTCTAAACTTTCAGGCATGACAGGCACGGCTCAAACCGAAGCCACAGAATTTTTAGAAATCTACAATTTAGAAGTGGTGTCTATCCCTACTAATTTAGCGATCAAGCGGAAAGATTTGAACGATTTGATCTATAAGAGTGAAAAAGAAAAATTTGACGCCG
It encodes:
- the lolA gene encoding LolA-like outer membrane lipoprotein chaperone, which encodes MKAFLKIVMVLIFVSVAYAKSLSTLSKEEEVLQHLQSFSAHFKQVLKNEKPLVYYGVLKAKAPNWALWVYEKPLKKEIYMNDKEVVIYEPNLFQATITPLKDKTDFFTILKRLKKQDDGSFQTTINKTTYRLVFKDGKPFSLEFKDEMNNLVTITFSQTEINPTIANEIFIFKPKDENIDIVRQ